Within the Miscanthus floridulus cultivar M001 chromosome 2, ASM1932011v1, whole genome shotgun sequence genome, the region tggcagcatttggatctcggtccactctgtaatgaaatcagccagcacttgggacttgatggccgtccaagAAGCATaaaaaatgccttgacccatcagctcgagtgcccactttgtgattcttcctatggcatcttggtttggatgacctcaccgagaggaaaggacgtcacgaccgtcaccggatgcgactcaaagtagtgatgcaacttcctcttagcgataaggatggcgtacaggagtttctggatttaggGGTAGCGAGTTTTGaaatcggacaagacctcgctaacgaAGTACACGGGAcattgtactttgagggcgtgtccctcttcttcccgctctaccactagggcggcgctgaccacttgcgtggtggccgcaatgtagagcaggagCGGTTCCCTATAGGTTGGGGgaaccaggatcggggccttcgtcatgagctacttgaccttgtcaagtgcctcctgggtctcgggcgtccattcaaaatggtcggctttctttagaagccgatagagggggagacctcgttcactGAGGTGCGAGATAAAGCGGCTGAttgtggcgaggcaccctataactcgttgtaccccctttatgttatgAAACGGGGCCATCCTCATGATGGTCGAGAtgttctctgggttggcttcgatgccacgcttggagatgataaaacccagcagcatacccctcaggACCCCTAAAATGcatttctcggggttgagtttgatgttgtTTGCTTAGAGTTTCGctaaggtctgctctaggtcggctatgagctggtcagcccgtttggatttgaccatgatgtcatctatgtaggcctcaatggtttgcccaatgaggtccccgaaacacttgaacATACAATGCTAGTATGTAGCCCCCACGTTtttcagaccaaacggcattgtgatgtagcagaatgatccgaactgggtgatgaaagatgtcgcgagctggtcggactctttcatcgtgatttgatggtaccctgagtacgcatcaaggaagcaaagggtttcgcaccctgaggtcgagtcgactacttggtctatgcgcgacaaaggaaacggatcctttggacacgctttgttgagacccatgtagtcaacacacattctctatttcccactcttttttcttatacctccttgatgaatctagccaccaaaagcttcgcaatctcctcaccgatggccctatgtttctcctcgtcgaaacgatgtaggcgttgcttcactggcttggagcctggcctgatcttcagcctaatcttcaaggcgtgcttgacaacttctctcggaatgcctggcatgttcgagggtctccacgtaaagatgtctctgttggcacagaggaagtcgatgagcgtgctttcctatttagcgAAAAGTgtggtgccgatgcgcaccactttgccctcggagcacttagattctctcccaatcttataAAGATGttcaatcaatgatggagatgagtgggagggctttggctaggctcataaggttgttatgtcaatgtaaatggccaagagggtgagcttgagcaggCCATGggtcttaaatagaagcccccacgaaatagagtcgttgtaccccttcactgggtacagcgcggggtgaccggacgctctggtcggatcgactggacgctggccctcagtgtctggtcacgtgatacatgccacgtgtcccctgcttcaaatactgttcatcagatttcaacggtcatctgttgaccagacgctgtgcACAAACTGATTGGACTCTGAGCCTCCAgtgttcggtcgtttctagtaaggttccagaaatgatatttcacgaccggacgcgtccggtcgtgctcgaccggacacagccagcgtcctgTCACTTGTTGACTTCATTCTGCGTTgttggtcaacacgaccggacactggacctcagcgtccggtcagtccaagacccagcgtccggtcgatgaccgacgctagcgtctacgctgccacacttgaccagacgcgctggtccctctgagaccagcgtccagtcactcagtgatcagcaagactaactcctcttcacctctaacttctttacccttgctcaaatgtgccaaccaccaagtgtatcaccttgtgcacatgtgttagcatattttcataaatattttcaagggtgttagcaatccactagatcctaaatgcatatgcaatgagttagagcatctagtggcactttgataaccgcatttcgatacgagtttcacccctcttaatagtacggctatcaaacctaaatgtgatcacactctctaagtgtcttgatcaccaaaacaaaatagctcctacagattatatatttgccttgagctttttatttttctctttcttctttccaagttgaagcacttgatcatcatcatgccatcatcatcatcatgccatcatcatcatcatgctatgatcttcatttgcttcaccacttgaagtgtgctacctatctcatgatcacttgataaactaggttaacacttagggtttcatcaattcaccaaaaccaaactagagctttcatcttcCCTACCTGGCCCGGCGCCCCAGCTCGGCTGCTCCTTGCGTTCCTAGAGCGGTGGTGCCCGACGCCCTTACTTCTTCCCCATCTGGCCATCTAGAGCGGCGGCAGTGCGGCACCGTGACCCAGTCCTAGCAAGCGACACGAAGGCAAGGCGGCGCGGAGGTGCGGAGGCGACGCGAGGTGGCCGACAGCACAGAGGCGAGGTGGCCGGCGGGCGGCGGCATGGAGGCGAGGCGGCGAGATGGGAAGACACCGCGGGGCCTCTGACTGGAGCCCTCcgctgtgtttttttttttcatttttctctctttcttctgtTTCGCTGCTGTGCAATGAGTttagaaccgaactaaccgacaCCGAAATTCATCGGGTCCGAGTTTTCTAACTAACCAAGCGGTTCTGAGTTTGCTACTAACCGAATTTTATAAAGAACAGAGAAACCGTACCGATCGGATTTGGTTAACCGAATGCCCAGGCTGAGCAAGCGTTCGGCCACCGGGACCTGCAGCGGCTGCAACAGGCCCGTCGTCTTTGACCCCGCAACAGGTTGGGTTCTGTGGCGTGGTACGCTAGGCCCGTGCAGCCTGTGGCCACCGCGAGCGGGCTCATGGTGAGAGGGGCAGGCGGGGATGGTAGGGTGGCCGCGGAGTTGGCAGCAGGGTCTGTGGCGGAACCTGGCAGACTGTGGTGGGCAAACCGTGGCAAGCCAAACATTAGGCGTCGCAGACCGTGGCGGGCAACCGTGGCGAACACCTATCAAAGCAACCGTGGCAAGCCTAACATTAGGTGTGGCAGACCGTGGCGGGCAACCTACACGTTTCagaaactagtacaactaatattATTGTGATAACAGCAATTTCTACGGGACCAGGACTAGCTACTTCATAGATTGATTTGAATAAAGTGCATGAAGCAGCACATGTACTGGCAAGTACAGAAATACCTGGATAACAAATTGAGAACTGTGCAATTCAGGTGGCCTCAATTCATATGAGCAGATATTTTTCCGTTAAGCCTAAGAAAGTGTAATACTCTAGCAGGTACTACAATTTCATATGTAACACCTATAAAAAAAATCATATGTAACATCAATACATCAGCTAGCtgaaatgtgtgtgtgtgtgtgtgtgtgtggtggtgtgtgtgtgtgtgtgtggggggggggggggggggggggggggggggctaaagCATCACAGGCAGTATTGACATGCAGCATAACGTGTCTCCATGATGCCCTGTGTCCTAAGGTACAATTTATCTCATCCAATGCTATATTCATAAATCATAATTGCTTCTGAATTCCGGACATTAGGCCTTGCAAAACTTCAATTTGGAGATTTTTCACCCAATCGTTGTACTTTGCTTATAATGAATGAAATCCTTTCccaatttcacaaaaaaaaacatatataagttCATAAAGCCAAGAACAGGTTGAAACACAACATGCACAAAATTTCAAGAAAAAGTATGCCTTACATGTAAGGAAACAAAGGCATACACGGCCAATTAAAAGAAAATGGAGATCGCAGGCGCAACCCTCCCTGGTAGTTTCATGGAAGGATAGTACATTACTGTCCTCTCCGTACTAACATCACACCACGTGTATAAAACATCCAAGTGTACAAACACGCCCATGAATAAAGTTCTACATTAAGTAGAAACCTAACTACTATCAATCCAGACAGAACAGAGCAGGCTGACATGACCACCAACTTCATCAATCTTCAAGATCATTCTGACACTCGCAGGCTCTTACCTAACAGTGACAATGTCATCAATCTTCAAGATCATTCTGACACACTCGCAGGCTAGCGTAATGGCACTTGTGCTCACCAGCAAAGGCTGCACAACATTCTCCTCCAGGATGTTTGTGATCTGCCCTTTCCTCACATTGATGCCAGCGTTCTTCTCACCTCTGGCATGGCGATTCCTGAGTTCAGTGACGATGGAGATTGGGTTGAGCCCAGCATTCTCAGCCAGTGTGTAAGGGATGACCTCAAGTGCCTCAGCAAACTCCTTGATGCAGTAACTCTCCATCCCTCGAAGCTCCTTAGCCCAAGCAGCCAGCTGCATTGACATCTCTATTTCTGGAGCACCGCCACCAGCAATCAAAAACCTCTTGTTCACCAAGCACCTGAAGCATCAAAAGAGGTATAAAATAAAAACTCCTTTTTACTTGGTTTAAAATATAGACACCATACTAATGCAATGTTTAAGTCGGGtaccaggggggggggggggggggggggggggggagtttaAAAGGAATACAATGTGTGTTTAAGCACAGCTACATTGTTATGAAATTTATAACTAGCATTATAGCCACCATATCATGAAAATATCCTTACTAATGAGTTAGGTATGCCACCAATGATCTTAACAATTTTCTCAGCTTCGACATCTTCAACATATACTAAATCCAAGTCAAGAACTGAGCAGACAAACCCAaagcattcaagcaaggacaACAATCAAAACACTGTACAGACTCCAGAACGACAGTGTACAATGATCACACACTTCCAAGCCTACTTTGCCATGAACTAGGTAAAGGAGGTCCATAAATTGTTTGGTAGCATAAAAGgacaatgcaaaaaaaaaatgtaaTCATTTTGCTAATGCAAATCAAGTCCTGGGAGCCCTCTAACAGCTGGTGTGAATTGAACAATAAACCTAAGTTGGGTTATAAACTACATAGGAGTCTCAACATATGTATAGAGCTAGGGCTCAATCAGGCCCAAAAATATACAGTGTTTAACCAAGGATCCAGCTTCGTAGACCATGGACTAGAAAGCACCAACCATTTTGTCATTAGatcaaattgtgatcatgctagACCAATGAAAATTAATAATCAACACACCATGCACGATCTTGTGCTAACAAGCACTGCTGACCCCAGACAGGCATCACACAATTTATTCTCCAGAAACTGCCAGGAGCCCACCATTGATACATGGCTCTCTCACGTAAAATACAAAACATGAATTCCTCCAGAGCACACAATCTCTCTACTTAAAAAGAATGTAATTTTCCTCCATCCCGCTTTCTTCTGCCCCTGTTTCTTCCATGCATGCCCTACCATTTTTTTCCCTAACCTCACCCCACCACTAAAAGAAGGAAACAATTACAGCACCACTTCATTAAGGCTACAATCACAGCATCACTTTGATGACGCCAGATCTCACCTGTCGCACATGAGTGCTCACTGTCCTGCCACCATCCACCTTGTGGTGCCATCCAATGTGCACCATACCGTCATTGTGAATGGATGTCACACCAAGCCCTTactactccccccccccccccccccccccccccccttccacCCTACCCACCCATCGGAAGGTACACCTGACCTTTGTTCCATGGTTTCATACAGTCAGTACTTCAGACGAGCATCGCACAAGGTCTCGCACGGTCGCAACATCAACGCCAAGGACAGCATCCCTGCCATCTTCGTCGCGGCTTCACCAACGCCGATGAACCACCTCAAACAGACCTTCAAAACGTCAAGCAGACTGCCAGGCATCCACCCCATTCCCTCCACATGCCAGGTCTGTTTTTTCCACACATACCTATGATCTACCATATTGTCTGCACATTAGtctgtttgtccaaagaccacttTTGCTTCAATTTAGAATATACTAGTTTTTTTCATACCCACATGGACATGTAACTGGAAACCAAACTTCGATACCTAACTGTTCAGATGAAAATATCCTTTGGTTTGTATATAAATCCATTGTCCTTATTCTTGGTGATGCAACCACGGTTCTCATTGCTGCCGAATTCAAATTCATTGTTGTAAAGttgaatgattttttttttggttgagaAGATTGTTGATATCACCACCTAAAAATTATCCCTCCTCCGCACATCAGGTCTGTTCTTTCCATTCACCTATCATCTACCATATTGTCTGTACATTAGTCTGTTTGTGTAGAGACCTCTTTTGCTTCAATCTAGATACTTTTTTTCATAACCCACATGGACATGCAGCTAGAAACCAATCTTCAATACCTAACTGTTAATATGAAAATACCCTTTGGTTTGTACAAATAAATCCATTGTACTAATTGGTGCTGATATAGGCATGGTTCTGATGGCTGCTGAAATTCAagttcatttgaattaattgttTTTAGTTGACAAGATTCTTGATAACATCATCTAAATATTATCATCCACGTATGGATGAATGTTCCCCCATTGCAACACACAGTCACATTTGCTAGTTAATAATCAAAACATGCTAACTATTCATCAAGTTCTCCAGACATTCGCTAGTTAACAATTAAAAGATGCTGAATGTGCCTCTGGCAGAAAATAGAGGATGAAGGAAAATGGCTCACTATTACTAACAAGTTATTATGCCAGTATCTCCAGGTAAAATGGCAAGCCCAAAACAAGAACCAATGATGAGGTTTTCCAAATAATTTTGCTATAAAAAAGCTATTGCATTTAAAACCACCAACTTACTCTGTATAGAGAAGAGAAAGCTACAAGACTACGAAAATCTAACTTAATGAAATGCTTTTTTATAATAAATGTATACATATCCCTAACAAAAGATGATTATAATACAAGTGAAGAGAATGCCTTTATAAATTTCAAATGTTCTAAGGAAATAGCAGTAGCAATGGTGAGGCGAGGCGCCCTACCCCCCTCACAACACCTAGGCATTTATGGTGGACGCCTACGCGACACCATACGTATATTCCACCATTCCGGGCCGGCATGAAAGGCTGGGTAAGAATCAAATTGCCACTAACAATTGAGCACAAAGATTATACTAATCAGAAGTTCACGACAGCAACCATCCAAGACCATATACATTTAATACCCATCAGTCATTAATTTGTGCATTGTGTTATGCAAAAGTGTAAACAAAGAGCCAAGCGGACATTAGTCCATATGACAGGCCAGTCCATGAAGCAGAGAGCACCACACACCAGACTCTCAGAACATATACAATATACTACATAGCAGAGTGCCGTGGAACACAAAGCAACACAAACCACCTATATCAGACTAGAATTCAGAAGCAATTATGAATATAGCATTGGATTATTATCTCAACATAAGAAAAATTGTACCTTATGACACAGAGGGCATCATGGAGACTGCGTTCAGCTTCATCAATAACCAACTGGTTCGACCCCCTGACAAGTACAGTCGCGGTCCTACCCATGTCCCTGATACCAGTGATCTTCACAACCTTACCCTCCCCAACAGAGATTTCCTCAACAACATCTGCATACCCAAGCTTATCCGTGCGGAAGTGCTCAATGTTGGCAATGGGAAGGCAGTTTAGGGTCTTGGTGATGAACTCAATCTCATCCCTCTCCACATCCTTCACCACCAAAATCTTTGCCTTAGCAAGATAGTGCAGAGACAAGTCAGTGACAGCGTCGCGCAAGATGCTCTTCTGAATGAGCAAGACATTGCATCCAGCCACCTTGATCTTCTTGACCATCCCGAGGATGTAATTGCGCTCCTCGCGTAGGATGCGGTCCATCTGTGCATAGTCCGATACAATGACGCTCTGCTCAATGTCAGTCTTGGGTGGTGAGATTTGGAACTGTATGACGGCGATCTTGGCATTCTCAACCCGAGTTGGGCCCCCAGCAGCATGGCTAGCCTTCTTGTCAAAGATGAGGCCACGGACGAGCTCAGTATCGTCCACGGTGCCACCAAGCTTCTTGACGATGCGGATGCCGCGGAGGTCGAGAAGGTCAGGGTGAGCGGGATCCACCACGGAGAgggcggcgtcgacggcgaggGGCGAGAGAAGGGTGGAGTACTGGGAGACGACCTTAGAGTTGAGAGCAGTGGACGCGGACTTGACGAGGGACTCCCGGTCGGATAGCTCAATGGGGATGGCCATGGTGTGGAGGATCTCAACAGCGCGCGTGGCGAGGCGGTGGagagcgtcggcggcggcggtggggtggGCCCCGGCGGAGAGGAGCGACGGGGCGCGGCGGAGGAGGGATCCAGCGAGGACGACGACAGTCGTGGTGCCGTCCCCAGCGGCGGCGTCCTGGGAGCGGGATAGCTCGGCGAGCATGCGCGCGGCGGGCTGGAGGAGCGCCATGCGGGAGAGGATGGTGGCACCGTCGTTGGTGATGATGACCTCCTGTGCCTGGTCGCCCGAGGAGATCATCTTGTCCATGCCACGGGGGCCCAGCGAGGTACGCACGGCGTCGGCGACGGCGCGCGCAGCGGCGATGTTGGCGCCGCGCACGTCGTCGCGGCGCTTGGTGTCAGTGTAGGTCTCCGTCTTGCGGGatggggcggtggcggcggcggcggcggccatggatcGAGGGGAAAGGAGATGGTGTTTAGGGCTTGGTCAGATCAGGTTGGGGTGTAGGAAGGAAAATGAGTGCTAGGCGGCGGCGCGAGGGTTCGGAAAGGAAGAAGAGGTACTACGCCTACGCTCGCCCAGCAGCAGTGGCCTCTGAGTTAACGATGGGCCGAGGGATTCGCGAATAACGTATGGGCCTCACTGCTGCTGGGCCATGGTGCCAACCCAGCGAGTGGATATGTGGGCTGAGGCTCTAATGGGATAGGTGTTGAGAATGAAACAGAGATAATCAAGTAATTAAGATTGTATTTTCTTTCGCCTCTAATTTGATTTTGAATAGTAGATTCCAGTATCCGACCAGCTATTCTAAATGAATTAGATCTGTTCTCTTTCTGATGACGTTGTTGAACAAATTGTGGATCAGGTACTGCACATCCAGATGAAATGTTACTTTCTATTTATTTCCTTGACCTATTCACTTGCCAGATTCGTTTTCCTGTTCCTGATACCAAGAAATAGGAGTATAGAAGTTATAGATAGATCATGTTTCTCTTTTTCAATTCTCAAGAACAACATATAAGAACACACAAAAGATAAATATGTGAGGTCGAGATTTTGCAGATTTTGGTGGCCGAATGAGATGCAAGGTTCTAAAACAATCTAGCTAACAAGTATCCTGTCTTCTCAAGAAGCAGCCATAGGTGATGTCGCTGCCAGGGACGCCGGGCCATGAGAGAGCAATGGCCAATGGCCATGACGAAGACATCGAAAATCCTCATTCTCGCACTCTCATAGTATAGTTGATGCTCCCTAGACTGTCTGATCGGCCTGTGTCTTTGAGGATTAGAAAACTTAAACTGTAGATATAGAAtgagctccaccggattcaagatactggtttaactccTACCCACGTTAAATCTGAGGACCAACATCAACAATTGATGGAGGTCAACCCGAACGCTGATAGTCGATCATCAAAACACGTTGGCATATACCAAATTCATCATAGTGGAAAAGAAAGATCAACCTTGAGCTTGCCACACCCTAAAAAAACTCCAAAATTTGAGTACCTAGCTAGTAACTCGGAACCTCGGACATGTACACGCTCTATGGACTGCCTCCACCGAGTACTGGGCCGGGACCTCGCCGGCGAAATCCTTGTGACGTGACGTCAACACTCAGTTAACGAACGAGCACGTCCTAGCTCCGACGCATCGACGACCATATCACCGCGCGGCCACCAAGGCAGAGCACGGCCAGCTCCCTGACGAGCTCGTCCAGCAGCGCGTCGACCACGACGCCCTCCACGTCCGCGCCGACGTCGCGCTCCTCCTCGCTCACGCACATCCACCGCCGGCTCCGCTCCAAGTCGTCCAGCGCCGCCTTCCCCGAGAGCACCACGTCCCCGATGCCCCACCGCGGCCCCGCGCCACGCAGCCACTCCGCGGCCGCGCCCACcagcgcctccgccgccgcttcgCTTCGGTCGTCGTCCAGCGGCCTGCCGCCGGCCGCCGAACGGACGAGACGGTCGGCGCCCTCCGCGAAGAAGTCGAGGACGAGCACGCGGGAGACCTCGTCGTCcaggcacgccgccgccgccgcgtcgtgcTCCAGCAGCCGCGCGAGCAAGCGGTACTCGTCGTCGGGCTCTTCTTGCTCCTGGTGGTGATCGGGCAAGGACGAGTGGTCGGCGCTCTGGTGCtccacctcgtcgtcgtcgtgccgtgtcgccgtcgccgtcgcctccGCGCTGCTGCTGCTATTCGTGCTCGAGCCGCTGGTGGTGGTTGTGAGACGCGTGCTGGCGTCGGCGGAGTCCCCGGACTCCGAGGTGGCTGCCGTGAACCGTACGTCGAGGTCCACAGGGTCGATTCCCTGCACGACGCCGCCTCCGTCGTACCGTCCGATCTTGTGCAGCAACTGCACCTGCTGCTTCGTCCCTGCGTGCAGTACGTCCGATGATGACATCCAAGCTCGCTCATTAAAAAAAATGACATGCATGCAGATAATTAAATTAAAGTATGAATACTGTGCTCCTCAACCGTCACAAcgattataaaaatatttattgaaaaatgatatatatatattttttaaaaaaaagtataTTTCAAGATAAATCTACTCATATGGTTTTCATATTTCCAAGCTCAATaatttaaaagttattcatgatttacaTTTCCAAAATATTTGATCTAAGCCTTGTCCAAAATGACATATTTTAGGAAACTAGAGGGGTAGCTGATACGGGGAGGAGTTTGTTTAACACGGACGACGATGCATCACAATTACTAACCTAGTTGACCTAGGTGCGTAGTGAATCGTGATGCGTTGCGATGACAATCGTCGCCATCGTCACGTGCCATTAATCACACGGTCAGCGATTATGGCCATTGAGCACCATATGTTAATGTGTGATCGAGGACAATTATAGTTATAGCATTGATTGACAGTTACTTCCTTTTTGTGCAACAACCAGAGAGAAAGAGACCGGCGCAGCTAGTAGCGTTGTTTTCCTCCGGTTGCCTGATCGAGGAGGCCTCCCGTACCTGTTCGGCTGATATTAAAGTCGGCTAATAAGCTGGCCtaattgatttattatgagagaaaaatactgtagactctagctgataagccggctgataagtttaaACGAACGGGCTCTGCTCAAGAATCGGCGTAGCATTAATGGTGTTCGGACAGTGCACGATTCTTCTTCTTCGGTGGCATTGGCCATGGCACACTGACCAAGCAGGGTGTTACTCGAACACGGTGGCCATCCTGTCCTAGATCAGCGGGGCCGGACTAGAAACAATTTGCAAGCCTAGCATCCTCTAGAATCCTCTAGCCATCTAGTTGTAACAGTCATCGAATCAAACTGAAAGTGCTGGCTGTTATGTATGCATACAGTTTAGTAAATAAATCTGGTAAAAATGAGGAAGAAGATGGAATTTGGGATCGATGGGTGTGCAGGGATGGCAAGAAGCAGCTTACTCTGGAGGTCCGCCGGCGGCGTGCAGCGCTGGAACTGGAAAGCGGGGGAGGAGCAGGTGCCGGCATCGCTCCcttcctcgccgtcgtcgtcatcgAAGTGGAAATCCAGAACCGACACGGGGCTCAGCTGTTGCttgtcctccaccaccaccatgctgGCCC harbors:
- the LOC136540775 gene encoding T-complex protein 1 subunit delta-like, yielding MAAAAAATAPSRKTETYTDTKRRDDVRGANIAAARAVADAVRTSLGPRGMDKMISSGDQAQEVIITNDGATILSRMALLQPAARMLAELSRSQDAAAGDGTTTVVVLAGSLLRRAPSLLSAGAHPTAAADALHRLATRAVEILHTMAIPIELSDRESLVKSASTALNSKVVSQYSTLLSPLAVDAALSVVDPAHPDLLDLRGIRIVKKLGGTVDDTELVRGLIFDKKASHAAGGPTRVENAKIAVIQFQISPPKTDIEQSVIVSDYAQMDRILREERNYILGMVKKIKVAGCNVLLIQKSILRDAVTDLSLHYLAKAKILVVKDVERDEIEFITKTLNCLPIANIEHFRTDKLGYADVVEEISVGEGKVVKITGIRDMGRTATVLVRGSNQLVIDEAERSLHDALCVIRCLVNKRFLIAGGGAPEIEMSMQLAAWAKELRGMESYCIKEFAEALEVIPYTLAENAGLNPISIVTELRNRHARGEKNAGINVRKGQITNILEENVVQPLLVSTSAITLACECVRMILKIDDIVTVR
- the LOC136535799 gene encoding uncharacterized protein, giving the protein MGASMVVVEDKQQLSPVSVLDFHFDDDDGEEGSDAGTCSSPAFQFQRCTPPADLQRTKQQVQLLHKIGRYDGGGVVQGIDPVDLDVRFTAATSESGDSADASTRLTTTTSGSSTNSSSSAEATATATRHDDDEVEHQSADHSSLPDHHQEQEEPDDEYRLLARLLEHDAAAAACLDDEVSRVLVLDFFAEGADRLVRSAAGGRPLDDDRSEAAAEALVGAAAEWLRGAGPRWGIGDVVLSGKAALDDLERSRRWMCVSEEERDVGADVEGVVVDALLDELVRELAVLCLGGRAVIWSSMRRS